Proteins encoded together in one Cataglyphis hispanica isolate Lineage 1 chromosome 17, ULB_Chis1_1.0, whole genome shotgun sequence window:
- the LOC126856158 gene encoding 60S ribosomal protein L22-like produces MAPPAKKTKGPAKKQVLRGKGQKKKVSLRFTIDCTHPVEDNIMDVSNFEKYLQEKIKVGGKTNNFGNSVMLERNKMKLSINSDVDFSKRYLKYLTKKYLKKNKLRDWLRVVSKDKETYELRYFQINSQEDDDEEDAE; encoded by the exons ATGGCTCCG CCAGCGAAGAAAACCAAAGGCCCGGCTAAGAAGCAGGTCCTTCGGGGCAAGGGACAGAAGAAAAAGGTGTCCCTGAGGTTCACGATCGACTGTACTCATCCCGTGGAGGATAATATTATGGATGTTAGCAATTTT gaaaaatatttacaagaaaaGATTAAGGTTGGCGGTAAAACCAACAACTTTGGCAATAGCGTCATGCTGGAGCGTAATAAGATGAAACTCAGCATCAACAGCGATGTTGATTTCTCCAAGCG gtatcttaaatatttgacaaaaaaatacttgaaGAAAAACAAGTTGCGTGATTGGTTACGAGTTGTCTCAAAAGATAAAGAGACATATGAATTACGATACTTCCAAATTAATAGCCAGGAAGATGATGATGAAGAGGATGCTGAgtaa
- the LOC126856162 gene encoding gamma-aminobutyric acid receptor-associated protein: MKFQYKEEHPFEKRKAEGEKIRRKYPDRVPVIVEKAPKAKISDLDKQKYLVPSDLTVGQFYFLIRKRIHLRPEDALFFFVNNIIPPTSATMGSLYAEHHEEDFFLYIAYSDENVYGH, from the exons ATGAAGTTCCAATACAAGGAGGAGCATCCGTTCGAGAAGAGGAAGGCCGAGGGCGAGAAGATCCGACGAAAATATCCGGATCGAGTGCCT GTAATAGTTGAGAAGGCGCCTAAAGCAAAAATTAGCGATTTGGACAAGCAGAAGTATTTGGTACCTTCTGACTTAACTGTCGgccaattttactttttaattcgtAAGAGAATCCATTTACGTCCAGAAGATGctctattcttttttgtcAACAACATCATTCCACCAACAAGTGCTACTATGGGTTCTCTTTATGCG GAACATCATGAAGAGGATTTCTTCCTATACATAGCATACAGTGATGAGAATGTTTATGGTCATTAA